Proteins from a single region of Spodoptera frugiperda isolate SF20-4 chromosome 8, AGI-APGP_CSIRO_Sfru_2.0, whole genome shotgun sequence:
- the LOC118275838 gene encoding ATP synthase-coupling factor 6, mitochondrial, translating to MLTSRLLGGVKVAQTSVMVTRNLAAAQKATDPIQQLFLDKIREYKQKSAGGKMEVSPAIAKEMKQELEKLEKQYGGGSGVDMTSFPTFKFEEPKLDPINETAAK from the exons ATGCTCACTTCCAGGCTATTGGGTGGTGTGAAGGTAGCACAGACCTCTGTGATGGTCACCAGGAACCTGGCGGCCGCGCAGAAGGCTACTGACCCAATCCAGCAGTTGTTCCTCGACAAAATCCGCGAGTACAAACAGAAGAGCGC TGGTGGCAAGATGGAAGTCAGCCCGGCTATTGCTAAGGAAATGAAACAGGAGTTGGAGAAGCTGGAGAAGCAGTATGGTGGTGGCTCCGGAGTGGACATGACCTCATTCCCTACCTTCAAATTCGAGGAGCCCAAGCTGGACCCCATCAACGAGACGGCCGCCAAGTGA